The Hippea jasoniae genome includes a window with the following:
- a CDS encoding 2,3-bisphosphoglycerate-dependent phosphoglycerate mutase, which translates to MARLVLLRHGKSMWNKLNLFTGWVDVPLALEGINEALEAGEKLKDLCFDVVYTSVLIRAIETAMIALSKSECPKIPIVKHDTGKMKEWANMPDTINQLPVYEVEALNERYYGQLQGLNKQETADKYGADVVHKWRRSYDINPPKGESLKDNYERTIPFFKDTVISDLKTGKNVLIVAHGNSLRAVVKFIENISDNDIPKFEIPTGKPLIYEYENGLFLKKGIDDE; encoded by the coding sequence ATGGCAAGGCTTGTTCTATTAAGGCATGGTAAATCGATGTGGAATAAGCTTAATCTATTTACAGGATGGGTTGATGTGCCGCTTGCTTTGGAGGGAATCAACGAGGCGCTTGAAGCTGGTGAAAAACTAAAAGATTTATGCTTTGATGTTGTGTATACCTCTGTTTTGATAAGAGCTATTGAAACAGCCATGATTGCACTATCAAAAAGTGAATGTCCAAAGATCCCCATTGTAAAACACGATACAGGCAAGATGAAAGAGTGGGCTAATATGCCAGATACGATTAATCAGCTTCCCGTTTATGAGGTTGAGGCGTTGAATGAAAGATACTACGGTCAGCTTCAGGGTTTAAATAAACAGGAAACTGCTGACAAATACGGTGCAGATGTAGTGCATAAATGGAGAAGAAGCTACGATATAAACCCACCAAAAGGAGAATCATTAAAGGATAACTATGAAAGAACGATACCATTTTTTAAAGATACAGTTATTTCCGACTTAAAGACGGGTAAAAATGTTTTGATTGTGGCACACGGCAACAGCTTAAGGGCGGTTGTAAAATTTATAGAAAATATCTCAGACAATGACATTCCAAAATTCGAAATACCGACAGGAAAACCGCTGATATATGAGTATGAAAATGGCCTGTTTCTAAAAAAAGGAATTGATGATGAATAG
- a CDS encoding CBS domain-containing protein, translated as MRGIKNVFVVGRINPDLDSVASTIALAELKNTIDKENTYIAAVCGGVDEPTQKFLGHFNIPFPKYMKDLRLRVEDVMTSSNVVTVNKDDSVTEIFKLMLKEDLMVVPVVENNGSFVGYFGMIDIARKSISSVMPDIFRKIKTSVKIIKNAVDGETIVPCQKEEETFIATLIMGVMDEEGLLNVIERIEPENAVMVVGNRKDLQKAAIDVGIRCLVLSHGYRPDDELIKKAEENCVSVIVSEYDAFATVGLIEWSTPVESICEKSTITVKPTDLVNDIKEKVYKSSNRALAVTDNQNRVKGIITRTDIIKFNKRNVILVDHSSTANAPEGIFECNVLEIIDHHRLGDIQTGFKTRYRIEPWGATASIIADEFRISGTKPSKTAMLLLLGGILENTNFLNDEKTTEHDIDAAKWLCSVWDVEFNDMVEDIKNAINS; from the coding sequence ATGAGAGGAATTAAGAATGTTTTTGTTGTAGGAAGAATAAATCCCGATTTAGACAGCGTTGCTTCTACAATTGCTTTAGCTGAATTAAAGAATACCATAGATAAAGAAAACACCTATATTGCCGCTGTTTGTGGGGGAGTGGATGAGCCTACTCAAAAGTTTTTAGGTCATTTTAATATACCTTTTCCTAAATATATGAAGGATTTGAGGTTGCGTGTTGAAGATGTAATGACCTCCTCAAATGTGGTTACAGTTAATAAAGACGATTCTGTAACAGAGATATTTAAATTGATGCTAAAAGAAGACCTGATGGTTGTACCTGTAGTTGAAAATAATGGAAGTTTTGTGGGTTATTTTGGCATGATCGATATAGCAAGAAAATCTATCTCATCAGTAATGCCTGATATTTTTAGAAAAATTAAGACAAGTGTTAAAATTATCAAAAATGCTGTGGATGGAGAAACCATTGTTCCCTGCCAAAAAGAGGAAGAAACATTTATAGCTACCCTGATTATGGGAGTTATGGATGAGGAGGGGCTGTTAAATGTAATTGAGCGCATAGAGCCAGAAAATGCCGTAATGGTTGTTGGAAACAGGAAGGATCTCCAAAAAGCAGCGATAGATGTAGGTATTAGATGCCTTGTTTTGTCTCACGGATACAGGCCTGATGATGAGCTTATTAAGAAAGCAGAAGAAAACTGCGTATCTGTTATTGTATCTGAATATGATGCATTTGCAACGGTGGGTTTGATTGAGTGGAGTACGCCTGTTGAGAGTATATGTGAGAAAAGCACTATCACAGTAAAACCAACAGATCTTGTAAATGATATAAAGGAAAAGGTCTATAAGTCAAGCAACAGGGCATTAGCTGTTACTGACAATCAAAACAGAGTAAAAGGCATTATTACAAGAACAGATATTATAAAATTTAATAAACGCAATGTTATTTTAGTTGATCATTCAAGTACAGCAAATGCCCCTGAGGGAATTTTTGAGTGTAATGTGCTTGAAATAATAGACCACCACAGGTTAGGTGATATTCAAACGGGATTTAAAACAAGATATAGAATAGAACCGTGGGGTGCAACGGCATCTATAATAGCAGATGAATTCAGGATTTCTGGAACAAAACCATCAAAAACGGCCATGCTTTTACTTCTGGGTGGCATTTTAGAGAATACAAACTTCTTAAACGATGAAAAAACAACTGAACACGATATAGATGCAGCAAAATGGTTATGCTCTGTGTGGGATGTTGAATTTAACGACATGGTTGAGGATATTAAAAACGCTATAAATTCTTAA
- a CDS encoding sodium-translocating pyrophosphatase, which produces MINPTTALYLTFLASFLSIGYALFTAYYVLSQDDGNDRMKEIAKAIQEGAAAFLAREYKSIAIVAVIIFAILWALGAKSEHFGFLTAIGYLTGAILSGLAGFIGMFVAVRTNVKTAQMAKNGLARALNLAFKGGSVTGFLVTGFGLLAIAGFYYVAVYLFKQPVEHTIKALIGLAFGTSLISVFARLGGGIYTKAADVGADLVGKVEAGIPEDDPRNPAVIADNVGDNVGDCAGMAADVFETFTVTTVAAMVLGHTLFDKPGVVGIAAMFPLLIGAIASVSAIIGTFFVKLPKSNNIMGAFYKGMLATAIIALVVIYFAAQKFFAGGIAYSWGTVTPTNIFISALIGMAITALLMFITEYYTSYEYNPVKSIAKASVTGHATNIIQGMAVMLKAPALPAIVIALGMFFSYKLAGLYGIAIAAAAMLSLTGMVISIDSYGPITDNAGGIAEMAELDETVRAVTDPLDAVGNTTKAVTKGFAIGSAALAALVLFAEYTRSIGAGTSSFDLSNPLVLVGLLLGGLLPFYFGAMSMEAVGVAGGMMVEEVRRQFKTIKGILEGKAKPDYAACVDIVTKESLKKMIAPGLIPVLGPIIVYILFGKIALGALSMGAIITGFFLAVSMTSGGGAWDNAKKYIEDGNFGGKGSEAHKAAVTGDTVGDPLKDTAGPAINPMIKIINIIAILIVLTNF; this is translated from the coding sequence ATGATCAATCCAACCACAGCTTTGTATCTAACATTTCTTGCTTCCTTTCTGTCGATTGGATATGCCTTATTTACCGCTTACTATGTGCTTTCTCAGGATGATGGCAACGACAGAATGAAGGAGATTGCTAAAGCAATTCAGGAGGGTGCAGCGGCTTTTCTTGCAAGGGAATACAAAAGTATTGCAATCGTTGCTGTAATTATTTTTGCCATCCTGTGGGCTTTGGGTGCAAAAAGTGAGCATTTTGGATTTCTCACAGCTATAGGCTATCTTACAGGTGCGATTTTGAGCGGTCTTGCCGGTTTTATCGGTATGTTTGTGGCTGTAAGAACTAATGTTAAAACAGCCCAGATGGCAAAAAACGGTCTTGCCAGGGCGTTAAATCTGGCCTTTAAAGGTGGCTCTGTTACAGGCTTTCTGGTGACAGGTTTTGGCCTTTTGGCTATTGCAGGATTTTACTATGTTGCTGTGTATCTATTTAAGCAGCCTGTTGAGCATACAATTAAAGCATTGATAGGCCTTGCATTTGGTACAAGTTTGATCAGTGTTTTTGCAAGGCTTGGCGGTGGAATTTATACAAAAGCAGCCGATGTTGGCGCTGATCTTGTGGGTAAAGTGGAGGCAGGAATTCCAGAGGATGACCCCAGAAACCCGGCAGTTATAGCAGACAATGTTGGTGATAATGTTGGCGATTGTGCTGGAATGGCTGCAGATGTTTTTGAGACATTTACCGTGACAACCGTTGCGGCAATGGTTTTAGGTCATACTCTGTTTGATAAACCCGGTGTAGTTGGTATAGCTGCAATGTTCCCGCTGCTTATTGGTGCTATAGCTTCTGTTAGTGCAATTATCGGAACTTTTTTTGTTAAACTACCAAAATCAAACAACATTATGGGTGCTTTCTACAAAGGAATGCTTGCAACAGCGATTATTGCACTTGTGGTTATATATTTTGCGGCTCAAAAGTTCTTTGCAGGCGGCATAGCCTACTCCTGGGGCACAGTGACACCCACAAACATATTCATATCTGCCTTAATCGGAATGGCTATTACTGCACTTTTGATGTTTATAACAGAATATTACACCTCTTATGAGTACAATCCTGTAAAATCGATTGCAAAGGCTTCTGTAACAGGTCATGCAACAAACATAATTCAGGGTATGGCTGTAATGCTTAAGGCTCCCGCTCTACCAGCCATAGTGATCGCTTTGGGTATGTTTTTCTCATACAAATTAGCCGGCCTTTACGGTATTGCAATTGCAGCGGCTGCCATGCTTTCACTAACAGGTATGGTAATATCCATCGACTCATACGGTCCAATAACAGACAACGCTGGCGGAATTGCAGAGATGGCTGAACTTGATGAAACGGTTAGAGCTGTAACAGATCCACTCGATGCTGTGGGTAACACAACAAAAGCTGTTACAAAGGGATTTGCTATAGGTTCTGCTGCTTTGGCTGCCCTTGTGCTGTTTGCAGAATACACCCGTTCAATAGGTGCAGGCACATCTTCATTTGATTTGAGCAATCCGCTTGTACTGGTTGGATTGCTACTGGGTGGTTTGCTGCCGTTCTACTTCGGCGCAATGAGTATGGAGGCTGTTGGTGTTGCTGGTGGAATGATGGTGGAAGAGGTTAGAAGACAGTTTAAAACGATCAAGGGTATTTTAGAGGGTAAAGCCAAACCCGATTATGCTGCATGCGTTGATATTGTTACAAAAGAATCCTTAAAGAAGATGATAGCGCCAGGATTAATACCTGTACTGGGTCCAATAATCGTATATATCCTGTTTGGCAAGATTGCACTTGGCGCTTTGTCTATGGGTGCGATTATTACAGGGTTCTTCCTTGCAGTTTCAATGACAAGTGGCGGTGGTGCATGGGATAATGCTAAAAAATACATAGAAGATGGTAATTTTGGCGGAAAAGGAAGTGAGGCTCATAAGGCAGCTGTCACAGGTGATACAGTTGGAGATCCTCTGAAGGATACAGCAGGTCCTGCCATCAACCCGATGATTAAAATCATAAATATCATTGCTATCTTGATTGTTTTGACAAACTTTTAA
- the purC gene encoding phosphoribosylaminoimidazolesuccinocarboxamide synthase has translation MEETNLLYEGKAKKVYETEDPDLLIIYFKDDATAFNGKKHAIIDEKGALNKTITVKAFNWMNECGIPNHFVEENSGREIVVKRLKMVPVEVVVRNVIAGSLAKRLGLKVGEKLPEPLIEFYLKSDELDDPMITEQHIKVFGWADEKTIEKMKELALKVNDCLKERFDRAGIELVDFKLEFGFDPDGNLIVGDEFTPDGARLWDKETKEVLDKDRFRKDLGDLIEGYEKILMKISRI, from the coding sequence ATGGAAGAAACAAATCTTCTGTATGAGGGTAAGGCAAAAAAAGTTTATGAAACTGAAGATCCAGACCTGCTCATTATTTATTTTAAGGATGATGCTACGGCTTTCAATGGAAAAAAACATGCTATAATAGATGAAAAGGGCGCACTGAATAAAACCATTACGGTCAAAGCATTTAACTGGATGAATGAATGCGGTATTCCAAACCATTTTGTTGAAGAAAACTCAGGTAGAGAGATAGTGGTTAAACGCTTAAAAATGGTGCCTGTTGAGGTGGTAGTTAGAAATGTTATTGCAGGTTCTTTAGCAAAAAGGCTTGGTTTAAAAGTGGGTGAAAAACTCCCAGAACCCTTAATTGAGTTTTATCTAAAAAGCGATGAGCTTGACGATCCTATGATCACAGAGCAACATATAAAGGTTTTTGGCTGGGCAGATGAAAAAACCATAGAAAAAATGAAAGAGTTGGCCTTAAAGGTTAATGATTGTTTGAAAGAAAGATTTGATAGAGCGGGTATTGAGCTTGTTGATTTTAAGCTTGAGTTTGGTTTTGACCCAGATGGCAATCTTATTGTTGGAGATGAGTTTACACCTGATGGGGCAAGGCTGTGGGATAAAGAAACTAAAGAGGTTCTGGATAAAGATAGATTCAGAAAAGACCTTGGTGATTTAATAGAAGGTTATGAAAAAATCCTTATGAAAATTTCGAGGATATAG
- the purS gene encoding phosphoribosylformylglycinamidine synthase subunit PurS, whose product MKYVVIVKPKKGILDPQGKAIKKVSENYTGKKIEDIRVGKYFEITLNEPDDELIETVAKNILSNEVIEDYEVIKK is encoded by the coding sequence ATGAAATATGTGGTGATTGTAAAACCCAAAAAAGGCATCTTAGACCCTCAGGGAAAGGCTATTAAAAAGGTTTCGGAAAACTATACGGGCAAAAAGATAGAGGATATAAGAGTGGGCAAATACTTTGAAATAACACTTAATGAGCCAGATGATGAGTTGATAGAAACAGTTGCAAAAAATATCCTTTCAAATGAAGTTATAGAGGATTATGAGGTTATAAAGAAGTGA
- the purQ gene encoding phosphoribosylformylglycinamidine synthase I, producing the protein MKVAIVRFLGTNCDFDCKYACDTLGIKSEFVFYTQIDLNGFDTVILPGGFSYGDYLRSGALAKFSPVMDSVRELAKKGYPVIGICNGFQILIESGLLKGALLKNKTLRFIHKDVYLKVEKSRCYFTKNIKSESVLKMPIAHAEGNYFCSDDYLKYLLDNDMIVLRYASKNGHINDTYNPNGSVYNIAGICNENGNVFGLMPHPERVVGDLGRDGEIIFKHLL; encoded by the coding sequence GTGAAGGTAGCCATCGTCAGGTTTCTTGGAACAAACTGTGATTTTGATTGTAAATACGCATGTGATACATTAGGTATTAAAAGCGAGTTTGTCTTTTATACGCAAATAGATTTAAACGGTTTTGATACTGTTATCCTGCCTGGCGGATTTTCATACGGAGATTATCTAAGAAGTGGTGCACTGGCAAAATTTTCACCAGTGATGGACAGTGTTAGAGAGCTTGCAAAAAAAGGCTATCCTGTTATTGGTATCTGCAACGGCTTTCAGATTTTAATAGAAAGTGGTCTACTAAAAGGTGCTCTACTTAAAAATAAAACCTTAAGGTTTATTCATAAGGATGTGTATTTAAAGGTTGAAAAAAGCAGGTGTTATTTTACAAAAAATATCAAGTCAGAAAGTGTATTAAAGATGCCTATAGCGCATGCAGAGGGCAATTATTTCTGTAGCGATGACTACCTTAAATATCTTCTTGATAACGATATGATTGTATTAAGATATGCTTCAAAAAATGGTCATATAAATGATACATACAACCCCAACGGGTCAGTTTACAACATTGCAGGCATTTGCAATGAAAACGGCAATGTGTTTGGTTTGATGCCACACCCAGAAAGGGTTGTGGGCGATCTGGGTAGAGATGGAGAAATCATTTTTAAACACCTGCTTTAG
- the hemL gene encoding glutamate-1-semialdehyde 2,1-aminomutase, with amino-acid sequence MFERSKQLFEDAKKVIAGGVNSPVRAFKSVNRDPLFIKKARGSKIYDEDGNEFIDYVNSWGPAIVGHADDEVIDKTKAVLENGFSFGAPTILETELAKRIVEAFDSIEKVRFVNSGTEAAMSAIRLARGITGRDNILKFSGCYHGHSDSLLVGAGSGSSTFGIPTSKGVPIDFAKHTLLAEFNDLEATQDIFKKYGDTIAAIIVEPVAGNMGVVRPEDGFLEGLRNLCDRYGALLIFDEVMTGFRLTYGGAQHIYNVKPDITILGKVIGGGFPAACFGAKAEFMEYLAPNGEVYQAGTLSGNPVAMACGIATLDILKRKNPYKELEKNTQKLISRIVGLGVEYGIPVSGEAIGSMFSVFFRQNKPTNFSEVNQSDLRLFKNYFWGLLERGIYIPPSQFESNFITIKHSLEDIENTIVAVEEVFRELSEGRFYI; translated from the coding sequence GTGTTTGAAAGAAGTAAGCAGTTGTTTGAAGATGCAAAAAAGGTGATAGCTGGCGGTGTAAATAGTCCTGTTAGGGCATTTAAAAGTGTAAACAGAGACCCTCTATTCATAAAGAAAGCCAGAGGATCAAAAATTTACGATGAAGATGGTAATGAATTTATCGATTATGTGAATAGCTGGGGTCCTGCAATTGTTGGACATGCAGATGATGAGGTTATAGATAAAACAAAAGCTGTCCTTGAAAATGGTTTTAGTTTTGGTGCACCAACAATACTTGAGACAGAGCTTGCAAAAAGAATCGTTGAGGCGTTTGATTCTATTGAAAAGGTCAGGTTTGTCAACTCCGGCACTGAGGCCGCAATGAGCGCAATAAGGCTTGCAAGGGGTATAACAGGCAGGGATAATATATTGAAATTCTCAGGTTGCTATCACGGGCATTCAGATAGCCTGCTTGTTGGTGCTGGTTCGGGTTCTTCAACATTTGGTATCCCAACAAGCAAAGGTGTTCCTATAGATTTTGCAAAACACACCCTGCTTGCAGAATTCAACGACTTAGAGGCAACTCAGGATATATTTAAAAAATACGGCGATACAATTGCAGCTATTATTGTTGAGCCTGTGGCGGGCAACATGGGTGTTGTAAGACCTGAAGATGGTTTTTTAGAAGGCTTAAGAAATTTATGTGATAGGTATGGGGCGTTGCTTATTTTTGATGAGGTTATGACAGGTTTCAGGCTCACATATGGCGGAGCACAGCATATCTACAATGTAAAGCCCGATATAACAATCCTGGGCAAGGTTATAGGTGGAGGGTTTCCTGCCGCATGCTTTGGGGCAAAAGCAGAGTTTATGGAGTATTTAGCACCAAATGGTGAAGTGTATCAGGCAGGAACGCTCAGTGGCAACCCCGTTGCAATGGCATGCGGTATAGCAACACTGGATATTTTGAAACGCAAAAATCCATACAAAGAGTTGGAGAAAAATACCCAAAAACTCATTTCCCGCATCGTAGGGCTCGGGGTAGAATATGGAATACCTGTAAGCGGTGAAGCGATCGGTTCTATGTTTTCTGTATTCTTTAGACAAAATAAACCCACAAATTTTTCAGAGGTTAACCAGAGTGATTTAAGGCTATTTAAAAACTACTTCTGGGGCTTACTTGAAAGGGGTATATACATTCCGCCATCACAATTTGAATCAAATTTCATAACTATTAAACATAGCCTTGAAGACATTGAAAATACAATAGTTGCTGTGGAAGAAGTTTTTAGAGAACTTTCTGAAGGCAGATTCTATATATGA
- a CDS encoding AtpZ/AtpI family protein, with the protein MNREERRKKIKYYRELYDATTVGFSVVIAILIGGGLGYWLDRKFNSSHHWLFFLFLIFGIIAGFKNMFYGIKKTDDNNDKKT; encoded by the coding sequence ATGAATAGAGAAGAAAGAAGAAAAAAAATAAAATACTACAGAGAGCTTTATGATGCAACGACGGTGGGTTTCAGTGTTGTTATAGCTATCCTGATAGGTGGAGGGTTGGGATACTGGCTGGATAGAAAGTTTAATTCATCCCATCACTGGTTGTTTTTTCTTTTTTTAATATTTGGAATCATTGCTGGATTTAAAAATATGTTTTACGGCATAAAAAAGACTGATGATAATAACGATAAAAAAACTTGA